In Verrucomicrobiia bacterium, one genomic interval encodes:
- the cas3 gene encoding CRISPR-associated helicase Cas3', with protein sequence MGTLDSEGRMDYYAHTAQGPDGGPDKDRSRWQRLRDHLVNVARIARHFADPLGLADEAELVGLLHDLGKYRDEFQAYLRGERGSSVETQHAIYGAAWALEPHQQLGTMLCVAGHHAGIHDMADAQAAASKAWVTQAVCKLVARLESEVGPLPRPPGIPAFVESASEPTFAAEIYVRMLFSCLVDADRLDTAFWPAGPTPDVPLDAEILLGRVVCERDRKREANLDSPLGLLRNRIFDACLEAGCQTQGFFSLTVPTGGGKTLSGMAFALAHAKACGLRRVIVVIPYLSIIEQNAAEYRRILGDGVVLENHSNASPRPDTDEEEKDRLDLVSENWDAPVIVTTSVQFLESLFASSPSKCRKLHRIARSVVIFDEVQTLPTHLLKPMFSVFRELVRSYGVSFVFSSATQPAFRKSLALPDGFAPEELREIAPDPAELFRRLRRVTYHLPRQGEALDWPQLAARIAEQPQALCVVNLTRHAKELWEQVKRLLPDGECPIHLSSAMCPAHRLALIETIRGRLRGGMPCRVVSTQLIEAGVDVDFPVVWRAMGPLDSVVQVAGRCNREGRHAVGEVHVFRPGDHKLPPGVYRAASDQAVITMDQLGEPAAASERLSTDPNVFRGYFDSLYQVVNTDHARRGESTIQQDREQLRFREVSRKAKVIEDSGQPVIIAADNHGRKFAADLIADIRDRQPAHRQPRFTRDDLRALQRYMVNVHHHRFQQLESMKHLRPLLPNFELHVLADGFYHPDLGLLVENRPLDDFIA encoded by the coding sequence ATGGGAACGCTCGATTCAGAGGGAAGAATGGACTACTACGCGCACACAGCCCAAGGGCCGGATGGCGGGCCGGACAAGGACCGGTCGAGATGGCAGCGGCTGCGGGACCATTTGGTGAACGTCGCCCGCATTGCCAGGCATTTCGCCGATCCGCTAGGACTGGCCGACGAAGCAGAGTTGGTCGGGCTGCTGCATGATCTGGGGAAATACCGCGACGAGTTCCAAGCCTACCTGCGAGGTGAACGGGGTAGTAGTGTCGAGACGCAGCATGCCATTTATGGTGCTGCTTGGGCGCTTGAACCGCATCAGCAGCTCGGGACGATGCTCTGTGTTGCCGGACATCACGCTGGAATTCACGACATGGCTGACGCGCAAGCAGCGGCGTCTAAGGCATGGGTTACGCAGGCGGTCTGCAAGTTGGTTGCCCGTCTTGAATCCGAGGTGGGGCCGCTGCCACGGCCACCGGGTATTCCAGCGTTTGTCGAATCCGCCAGCGAACCGACGTTCGCCGCCGAGATCTACGTGCGAATGCTCTTCTCCTGCCTCGTGGATGCGGATCGGCTCGACACTGCCTTCTGGCCAGCCGGGCCGACACCGGATGTGCCGCTGGACGCCGAGATCCTGCTTGGCAGGGTTGTCTGTGAGCGGGATCGGAAGCGGGAGGCCAACCTGGACAGCCCATTGGGCCTGCTCCGCAATCGCATCTTTGATGCCTGTCTCGAGGCGGGTTGCCAGACCCAGGGCTTCTTCTCCCTCACCGTGCCCACAGGCGGCGGCAAGACGCTTTCGGGGATGGCCTTCGCGTTAGCTCACGCCAAGGCATGTGGGCTTCGGCGCGTCATCGTCGTCATTCCCTACTTATCCATCATTGAGCAAAACGCCGCCGAGTACCGGCGTATCCTGGGCGACGGCGTGGTGCTGGAGAATCACTCTAACGCCTCTCCAAGACCCGATACGGATGAGGAGGAGAAGGACCGGCTCGACTTGGTATCCGAAAACTGGGACGCACCCGTGATCGTCACCACGTCCGTCCAGTTTCTCGAATCCTTGTTCGCCTCCAGTCCCTCAAAATGTCGGAAGCTCCACCGCATCGCCCGCTCGGTCGTCATCTTCGACGAGGTCCAGACGCTGCCCACGCACCTGCTCAAGCCCATGTTCAGCGTGTTCCGCGAACTGGTCCGCAGCTATGGCGTTAGCTTCGTCTTCAGCTCCGCCACTCAGCCAGCGTTCCGCAAATCATTGGCGTTGCCCGATGGATTTGCACCGGAGGAACTTCGCGAAATCGCCCCGGATCCCGCAGAACTCTTCCGCCGGTTGCGGCGCGTGACCTATCACCTACCCAGACAGGGCGAAGCGCTCGACTGGCCGCAACTGGCCGCACGAATCGCCGAGCAACCGCAGGCGCTGTGCGTCGTCAATCTCACCCGGCACGCCAAGGAGCTTTGGGAACAGGTGAAACGCCTGTTGCCCGACGGCGAATGCCCGATCCACCTCTCCTCCGCCATGTGCCCGGCGCATCGGCTGGCGTTGATTGAAACAATACGAGGACGCCTTCGCGGAGGGATGCCTTGCCGCGTCGTCTCCACCCAGCTAATCGAGGCCGGTGTGGATGTGGACTTCCCGGTGGTCTGGCGGGCAATGGGGCCGCTTGATTCCGTCGTTCAGGTCGCCGGCCGATGCAACCGCGAAGGACGACATGCCGTCGGTGAAGTGCATGTGTTCCGGCCGGGGGATCACAAGCTGCCACCCGGTGTCTATCGCGCAGCCTCCGATCAGGCAGTCATCACGATGGATCAGTTGGGCGAGCCGGCAGCTGCTTCTGAAAGGCTTTCAACCGATCCGAACGTGTTCCGAGGCTACTTCGATTCCCTGTATCAAGTGGTGAACACCGACCACGCGAGACGTGGGGAGTCCACCATCCAGCAGGACCGCGAACAACTCCGCTTCCGTGAGGTTTCTCGCAAGGCCAAGGTCATCGAAGACTCCGGCCAGCCAGTGATTATCGCCGCGGACAATCACGGTCGGAAGTTCGCCGCCGATCTGATTGCCGACATTCGCGACCGACAGCCGGCCCACCGCCAACCGCGCTTCACCCGCGACGATCTCCGCGCCCTTCAGCGCTACATGGTCAACGTCCACCACCACCGTTTTCAACAGCTCGAGTCCATGAAGCACCTCCGCCCCTTGCTCCCCAACTTCGAGCTCCACGTCCTCGCGGACGGGTTTTACCATCCCGACCTCGGCCTCCTGGTCGAGAACCGGCCGCTCGACGATTTCATCGCATGA
- a CDS encoding UPF0175 family protein, protein MTLEISEEVVTAMRLPRQEVTAELMKELAVGLYAREVLSLGKAVEMAGIGRRAFEALLAKRHVVRPYDMAELDTDLAWASKGA, encoded by the coding sequence TTGACCCTTGAGATTTCCGAAGAAGTCGTGACGGCGATGCGCCTTCCACGGCAGGAGGTCACGGCCGAACTGATGAAGGAACTTGCTGTCGGCCTTTACGCCCGCGAGGTGTTGTCCCTCGGCAAGGCGGTTGAAATGGCCGGAATCGGTCGTCGTGCATTCGAGGCGTTGCTCGCGAAGCGCCACGTGGTGCGCCCCTACGACATGGCCGAGTTGGATACGGATCTGGCTTGGGCGTCGAAGGGCGCTTGA
- a CDS encoding redoxin domain-containing protein has product MKRLCFVVVLLALGLPVGGAADLGMEAPPLRIAHWVKGEPVDLASARGTHVVVVEFWATWCGPCRVSIPHLTELQKRYQDRGVRVVGVSDEAVGRVRPFVERMGDQMGYTVAVDDGEATTEGYMRAFGVQGIPHAFVIDLEGRVAWRGHPKAGLDQAIEDILEGRHDIETARRVMAAETSMREYFQRAAEAEEATGARELGDRIVREGGSSAALLNTFSWVILTHPSIRNRDLDLAMRAARIAYERTGGKDASVADTYARAYFETGQLKEAIAMQRKAVAVAADEVERGQLEKTLKGYEARLD; this is encoded by the coding sequence ATGAAACGCCTGTGTTTCGTTGTTGTTTTGCTGGCGCTTGGCCTTCCGGTGGGCGGGGCGGCCGACCTGGGGATGGAGGCGCCGCCGTTGCGAATCGCGCATTGGGTGAAGGGGGAACCGGTGGACCTTGCGTCCGCACGGGGCACCCACGTGGTGGTGGTGGAGTTCTGGGCGACGTGGTGCGGGCCGTGCCGGGTGAGCATTCCGCATCTTACGGAGCTGCAGAAACGCTACCAGGACCGGGGGGTCCGGGTGGTGGGGGTGAGCGACGAGGCCGTGGGGCGGGTGCGTCCGTTCGTGGAGCGGATGGGCGACCAGATGGGGTACACGGTGGCGGTGGACGACGGGGAGGCGACGACCGAGGGATACATGAGAGCCTTTGGGGTGCAGGGGATTCCGCATGCGTTTGTGATCGACCTCGAGGGGCGGGTGGCGTGGCGGGGACATCCCAAGGCCGGCTTGGACCAGGCCATCGAGGACATCCTCGAAGGGCGGCATGACATCGAGACGGCCAGGCGGGTGATGGCGGCGGAGACGAGCATGCGGGAATATTTCCAGCGGGCGGCCGAAGCGGAGGAAGCGACCGGGGCGCGGGAACTCGGGGATCGGATTGTGCGCGAAGGCGGGTCCAGCGCCGCACTGCTGAACACGTTCTCGTGGGTCATTCTCACTCATCCGTCGATCCGGAATCGGGATCTTGATCTGGCGATGCGGGCGGCGCGGATCGCCTACGAGAGGACGGGCGGCAAGGATGCGTCGGTGGCGGACACCTATGCACGGGCGTACTTCGAGACGGGCCAGTTGAAGGAGGCGATCGCGATGCAGCGGAAGGCGGTCGCGGTGGCGGCCGACGAGGTCGAGCGCGGGCAGCTCGAGAAGACCCTGAAGGGGTATGAGGCCCGCCTGGACTGA